Proteins from one Apteryx mantelli isolate bAptMan1 unplaced genomic scaffold, bAptMan1.hap1 HAP1_SCAFFOLD_125, whole genome shotgun sequence genomic window:
- the LOC106488037 gene encoding olfactory receptor 6E1-like, whose product MNNTRVVEFILLGLTNSRCLEIFLFMFLVIAYFLILLGNITVITITLVDHCLQTPMYYFLRNFALLEITFTSTFIPNTLYSLLTERKTISLPGCFLQMLLFFYLGTCTFFHVAAMSFDRYVAICRPLHYTTIMNSRFCLQLVLACWAVSFLLMFPPTIMIVQLPFCGPNVMNHFYCDTSLLLQLSCTDTGFIEELMLIVIIIIIPGTLIITAISYGCIIVTILHIPSSTGRKKAFSTCSAHLMVVMIFYSTSIYRYIRPAQRGGQHSDKVLSFFFSVVTQMLNPYIYSLRNNQVKQALKGSMLKAFSSSLRQS is encoded by the coding sequence ATGAACAACACAAGAGTAGTGGAATTCATCCTCCTGGGACTGACCAACAGCCGCTGTTTGGAGATTTTCCTCTTTATGTTTCTTGTGATTGCTTACTTCTTGATCCTGCTTGGAAACATCACTGTCATCACCATCACTCTGGTGGACCACTGCCTTCAGACCCCAATGTACTACTTCCTCAGGAATTTTGCCCTTTTGGAAATCACTTTCACCTCCACATTCATCCCAAATACTCTCTACAGCCTTCTGACAGAGAGGAAGACGATTTCCCTGCCTGGTTGTTTTCTTcagatgctgcttttcttttacttGGGCACCTGCACATTTTTCCATGTGGCAGCAATGTcctttgatcggtatgttgcTATTTGCCGCCCTTTGCATTACACAACCATTATGAACAGCAGGTTTTGCCTCCAACTGGTCCTGGCTTGCTGGGCAGTGAGTTTCCTCTTGATGTTTCCTCCCACCATTATGATTGTCCAGTTGCCGTTCTGTGGTCCCAATGTCATGAACCACTTTTACTGTGATACCTCCCTGTTGTTGCAGCTGTCCTGTACAGACACAGGTTTCATCGAAGAACTGATGCTGATCGTAATAATTATCATCATACCTGGTACCTTAATAATAACTGCCATTTCTTATGGCTGCATTATTGTAACCATCTTGCATATCCCATCTTCCACAGGtaggaagaaagcattttctACTTGCTCAGCTCACCTCATGGTGGTGATGATATTTTACAGTACCTCCATTTACAGGTATATCCGCCCAGCACAGCGAGGTGGGCAGCATTCTGACaaagttctttctttcttcttttctgtggtGACTCAGATGCTTAACCCATACATCTACTCACTCAGGAACAATCAGGTCAAACAAGCCTTGAAGGGGAgcatgttgaaggcattttctagCTCCCTGAGGCAGTCATGA